One Myxococcales bacterium genomic region harbors:
- a CDS encoding acyl-CoA dehydrogenase family protein has translation MNLAGFAFTEEENLATDAAADFSARRLAPGASERDRTGAFPIEELRELATMGLLTAKVAPELGGAGLSNVGYARVMQKLAYGCASTAVVVASSNLVSKVVSEHATPEQRSAWLDPLTRGELGTVSFALTEPKGGSDAAAISTRAREDGDDFVLDGEKAWITGATHAAYHLVFARTDGEGRDGQSAFVVPRGTKGLVVGRDEDKMGQRASGTATLAFEGCRVPKRNLLGRRGGGYAMALSALGAGRVGIAALALGLGEAAFDAGLAYAKERKVFGQAVASFQNSQFAIANARIDLDAAWLLTLRAARAIDEGARASAEASMAKIFATEAAGRVIDSMLQLHGGYGCSREYLVERLYRDARVTRIYEGTNEIQRVIVARSVLG, from the coding sequence ATGAACCTCGCTGGCTTCGCCTTCACCGAAGAAGAGAACCTCGCCACGGACGCCGCCGCCGATTTCTCCGCACGCAGGCTCGCGCCCGGCGCATCCGAGCGTGATCGAACGGGCGCGTTCCCGATCGAGGAGCTCCGTGAGCTCGCCACGATGGGCCTCCTCACGGCGAAGGTGGCGCCCGAGCTCGGGGGCGCCGGGCTCAGCAACGTGGGGTACGCGCGTGTCATGCAGAAGCTCGCGTACGGGTGTGCGTCGACGGCGGTGGTGGTGGCGTCGAGCAACCTGGTCTCCAAGGTCGTCTCCGAGCACGCGACCCCGGAGCAGCGGAGCGCGTGGCTCGATCCGCTCACGCGAGGCGAGCTCGGCACCGTGAGCTTCGCGCTCACCGAGCCGAAGGGGGGCTCCGACGCCGCCGCCATTTCGACCCGCGCGCGCGAGGACGGCGACGACTTCGTGCTCGATGGGGAAAAGGCCTGGATCACCGGCGCGACCCACGCGGCCTACCACCTCGTCTTCGCCCGCACGGACGGCGAGGGACGGGACGGACAGAGCGCGTTCGTCGTGCCCCGCGGGACGAAGGGGCTCGTCGTGGGGAGAGACGAGGACAAGATGGGGCAGCGCGCCTCCGGCACCGCGACGCTCGCGTTCGAGGGCTGCCGGGTCCCGAAGCGGAACCTCCTCGGGCGGCGGGGAGGTGGCTACGCGATGGCGCTCTCGGCGCTGGGCGCGGGGCGCGTGGGCATCGCGGCGCTCGCGCTCGGCCTCGGCGAAGCGGCGTTCGACGCGGGGCTCGCCTACGCCAAGGAGCGGAAGGTCTTTGGACAGGCCGTGGCGTCCTTTCAAAATAGCCAGTTTGCGATCGCGAACGCGCGCATCGACCTCGACGCCGCGTGGCTGCTCACGCTGCGCGCCGCGAGGGCGATCGACGAGGGCGCACGCGCGAGCGCCGAGGCGAGCATGGCGAAGATTTTCGCGACCGAGGCCGCGGGCCGGGTGATCGACAGCATGCTCCAGCTCCACGGAGGCTACGGCTGCTCGCGTGAGTACCTCGTCGAGCGACTCTACCGCGACGCCCGCGTGACGCGGATCTACGAGGGGACGAACGAGATCCAGCGTGTCATCGTCGCGCGGAGCGTGCTCGGCTGA
- a CDS encoding succinate dehydrogenase produces the protein MSEAAASAPKAADGAFLRSRLGSLLAVVPLGLWTLNHLWNNLAAFKGAQAWQTQVTEYPHPLAHLITMIVVLLPLVLHTIWGISRMAQTRPNLHTYTFFGNLKFILQRLSAIGLMLFLGAHVWLAMLHPRFVEGHPEAFAHISEQMRHHGPTLGVYLLGTLGVAYHLANGLHTFSMGWGLVASRRALRKLDIAVIGLFVAFLGMGWAVVYALWSAGA, from the coding sequence ATGTCCGAAGCCGCAGCCTCCGCCCCCAAAGCCGCCGATGGTGCGTTCCTCCGATCCCGTTTGGGCAGCCTCTTGGCGGTGGTGCCCCTCGGCCTCTGGACGTTGAACCACCTGTGGAACAACCTCGCGGCGTTCAAGGGCGCACAGGCGTGGCAGACGCAGGTCACCGAGTACCCGCACCCGCTCGCGCACCTCATCACCATGATCGTGGTGCTGCTCCCGCTCGTGCTCCACACCATCTGGGGCATCTCGCGGATGGCGCAGACGAGGCCGAACCTCCACACCTACACGTTCTTCGGCAACCTGAAGTTCATCCTTCAGCGCCTCTCGGCCATCGGGCTCATGCTCTTCCTCGGCGCGCACGTGTGGCTCGCCATGCTCCACCCGCGCTTCGTCGAGGGGCACCCCGAGGCGTTCGCGCACATCTCGGAGCAGATGCGCCACCACGGCCCCACGCTCGGCGTCTACCTCCTCGGCACCCTCGGTGTCGCGTACCACCTCGCGAACGGCCTCCACACGTTTTCGATGGGCTGGGGCCTCGTCGCGAGCCGTCGCGCGCTCCGCAAGCTCGACATCGCCGTTATCGGCCTCTTCGTCGCGTTCCTCGGCATGGGCTGGGCGGTCGTCTACGCGCTCTGGTCGGCCGGCGCCTGA
- a CDS encoding ABC transporter permease, with protein MSASFTKNLWTITKREFAGYFNSALAYIVISASMVLFGLYFFFYQGGIWQIDRASMGRMFDFVPAWICFLTIPLFTMRAMSEEKRLGTIELLITLPVRDSEVILGKYLGALGVLAVQIGLLVLYPVVMFKFPWNMGAFDWGPFWSSILGLFLMGGAGIAIGMLFSGMTESQIVSYFATAATLLILFFVGSLVQFVKGWPGEVISFFSFQTRYEPFARGLIDTRAIVYFVSVTVLCLLESFRQLEGRRWR; from the coding sequence GTGTCGGCGTCGTTCACGAAGAACCTCTGGACGATCACGAAGCGCGAGTTCGCCGGGTACTTCAACTCGGCCCTCGCCTACATCGTCATCAGCGCCAGCATGGTGCTGTTCGGGCTCTACTTCTTCTTCTACCAAGGCGGCATTTGGCAGATCGACCGCGCGTCGATGGGCCGCATGTTCGACTTCGTGCCCGCGTGGATCTGCTTTTTGACGATCCCGCTCTTCACGATGCGCGCCATGAGCGAAGAGAAGCGCCTCGGCACGATCGAGCTCTTGATCACGCTCCCCGTGCGCGACTCCGAGGTCATCCTCGGCAAGTACCTCGGCGCGCTCGGCGTGCTCGCGGTGCAAATCGGCCTCCTCGTGCTCTACCCGGTCGTCATGTTCAAGTTCCCCTGGAACATGGGCGCGTTCGACTGGGGTCCGTTCTGGTCGAGCATCCTCGGGCTGTTCCTCATGGGCGGCGCCGGCATCGCGATCGGCATGCTCTTCTCGGGCATGACCGAGAGCCAAATCGTGAGCTACTTCGCCACCGCGGCCACGTTGCTCATCCTCTTCTTCGTCGGCTCGCTCGTTCAGTTCGTGAAGGGCTGGCCCGGCGAGGTCATCTCGTTCTTCAGCTTCCAGACGCGCTACGAGCCGTTCGCCCGGGGTCTCATCGACACCCGCGCGATCGTGTACTTCGTGTCCGTCACGGTGCTCTGTTTGCTCGAATCCTTCCGGCAGCTCGAGGGCCGGAGGTGGCGCTGA
- a CDS encoding MarR family transcriptional regulator, producing the protein MTSSPLAPRRRRAPRPRTKVQAVVDETIALYQWLAWVADRLYDEGAKGATRRWVLRRLAREGPRTVSALAKIRAVRRQSLQPVVDALVGEGLVSLAPNPRHARARLVALTRRGESLVAALDRVDSAVLRSVARGIDERDLETTARTLQALREAFGTRERWVHAAESARASAAP; encoded by the coding sequence GTGACCTCGTCGCCGCTCGCGCCTCGTCGCCGTCGCGCCCCGCGTCCTCGCACGAAGGTGCAGGCCGTCGTCGACGAGACGATCGCGCTCTACCAGTGGCTCGCGTGGGTAGCCGACCGCCTCTACGACGAGGGCGCGAAGGGGGCGACCCGCCGGTGGGTGCTGCGCAGGCTCGCGCGTGAGGGGCCGCGCACGGTCTCGGCGCTCGCGAAGATCCGCGCCGTCCGTCGACAGTCCCTCCAGCCCGTCGTCGATGCGCTGGTGGGCGAAGGGCTCGTCTCCCTCGCCCCGAACCCACGCCACGCACGCGCGCGCCTCGTCGCCCTCACGCGTCGCGGCGAGAGCCTCGTCGCGGCCCTCGATCGGGTCGACTCCGCCGTCCTCCGGTCGGTCGCTCGAGGCATCGACGAGCGGGACCTCGAGACGACCGCGCGGACCCTCCAGGCTCTCCGCGAGGCCTTCGGGACGCGGGAGCGCTGGGTCCACGCGGCCGAGTCCGCGCGCGCTTCGGCCGCCCCGTGA
- a CDS encoding AAA family ATPase, with translation MTLPPPPESSPVSTSSRGPRLGGSIFPASREAPIELGRYAVVSMLGKGGMGVVYEAVDRERGQVVALKTLRSLDPNGLRRLKAEFRSVADIVHRNLVLLHELVADGDDTFFVMDYVAGENFLDHVRGKRMSPREKSRAEPLAATLPEPVVRTERTDDDDVAPPLDPSRLDRLGETIIQVVCGLSALHKAGKFHRDVKPTNVRVTAQGRAVVLDFGLVKGEVGLDLYGPTAGTPAYMAPEQVLGQPVSAATDLYAVGVMMYEVLVGRRPFAGSPLFVLASKVNAMPPRPRSYAPWLPEHLDALCMDLLATSPEARPSAAEVVRRLGGDPEALATGTGEGLARSELSSSQERNGPVSAPPVMSSTSPFQPQGDSPQDARPPSSVSPGPLSSSQNASSLSLVGRERELSLLAEAYADVKRGNTVAVAVSGHSGVGKSSVVRAFLDGLRASGEATLLEGRCYERESVRFKAFDEVVDALGQQLRFVPWQERAQIVPDGIGELSRIFPVLADLAIAAGARPDDRAVEPVELQRRAFACLKGILGRLSAQKPIVVYIDDLQWSDKDSGRLLVELLSPPERPPFLLVTTFRREEVATSPALAALTHPDLRDRIRDLHVGPLSFQGSCDLARRLFAAADPPPSDEVVAAVARESDGNPFFVGELVRHVSAGGAVEVSLSEVVAARLSGLSERARRTLEVVAVAGRPLEQGIVEKAAGLSNDARAVIATLRAHGLVRTRGARQRDTIETYHDRIREHASGALPDDQRRARHLAIASALEGSGRADARDLALHFHGAGDFPRAYTNARKAAELEAEGLAFDRAAELFSLALDCAPRDIEDIVRVRVRLAETLVCAGRSAEAAPHFLTAAAESREPASLDLRRLAAEQLLVSGRIDEGVEVLRPVLEKVGLSYPETPRRAVLAMLTRIAALEIRGTGTRTRPEAEVPKADLARVDVAWSAGKGLLAVDSVRGAYFFVRTLELALRAGEPRRVARSLAMYGMMNVFGGDRGGERRGMALIGKSLALAESLEDPSVLGTIDICFGTAKMSLGQWLPGLELMERGIETLESRAVGVGWECATGRSSCHNARIWRGDLAAIGKSAPAWSRASERVGDRYSWVTAELYTAITELAANDPKSARRRAEKAIARWTDKGFHYQHWLALKVHVWCDLYEGRTDDAYRRLASAYRVYERSGLERVLLMRLDALLLRATVALAASPHVPSALAEAERDAKALEREDRPAGRGAAALVRGGIATARRESTRARTEYSVAARELRRADVLLHAAAAALARLPRAPDEQAEHDAGRAHFTSMGIAAPERFLRVLAPISM, from the coding sequence ATGACCCTACCGCCCCCACCGGAATCGAGCCCCGTGTCGACGTCGAGCCGTGGTCCGCGCCTCGGAGGCTCGATTTTCCCCGCCTCGCGCGAGGCGCCGATCGAGCTCGGGCGCTACGCGGTGGTCTCCATGCTCGGCAAGGGCGGGATGGGCGTGGTGTACGAAGCGGTCGATCGTGAACGCGGGCAGGTCGTCGCGCTGAAGACGCTCCGAAGCCTCGACCCGAACGGCCTGCGCCGCCTCAAGGCCGAGTTTCGGAGCGTCGCGGACATCGTGCACCGGAACCTCGTGCTCCTCCACGAGCTCGTGGCCGACGGCGACGACACGTTCTTCGTGATGGACTACGTCGCGGGAGAGAATTTCCTCGACCACGTGCGCGGGAAACGCATGTCACCGCGTGAGAAGAGCCGCGCCGAACCGCTCGCCGCGACGCTCCCCGAGCCCGTCGTGCGCACCGAGCGAACGGACGACGACGACGTCGCACCACCGCTCGATCCCTCGCGGCTCGACCGCCTCGGAGAGACGATCATCCAGGTCGTGTGCGGTCTCTCGGCCCTCCACAAGGCCGGGAAATTCCACCGCGACGTCAAGCCGACCAACGTGCGTGTCACGGCCCAGGGGCGCGCCGTCGTCCTCGACTTCGGCCTCGTGAAGGGCGAGGTCGGTCTCGATCTCTACGGACCGACGGCGGGGACGCCCGCGTACATGGCGCCGGAGCAGGTCCTCGGCCAGCCGGTGTCGGCGGCAACGGATCTCTACGCCGTAGGTGTGATGATGTACGAGGTGCTCGTCGGGCGCAGGCCGTTCGCCGGATCGCCGCTCTTCGTCCTCGCCAGCAAGGTCAACGCGATGCCTCCCCGGCCGCGTTCGTACGCGCCGTGGCTACCCGAGCACTTGGATGCATTATGCATGGATTTGCTCGCGACGTCCCCCGAGGCGCGCCCGTCGGCCGCCGAGGTCGTGCGGAGGCTCGGCGGCGACCCGGAGGCGCTCGCCACGGGGACGGGAGAGGGCCTCGCGCGCTCGGAGCTCTCGTCGTCGCAGGAGCGAAACGGCCCGGTCTCGGCACCGCCGGTCATGAGCTCGACGAGCCCGTTCCAACCGCAGGGAGACTCGCCTCAGGACGCTCGCCCTCCGAGCTCCGTCTCGCCGGGGCCCCTCTCGTCGTCGCAGAACGCATCTTCCCTGTCGCTGGTCGGTCGCGAACGAGAGCTCTCGCTCCTCGCCGAAGCGTACGCCGACGTGAAGCGAGGCAACACGGTCGCCGTCGCCGTGTCCGGGCACTCGGGCGTGGGCAAGAGCTCGGTCGTACGGGCCTTCCTCGACGGGCTCCGAGCGTCGGGCGAGGCGACCCTCCTCGAAGGCCGGTGTTACGAGCGTGAGAGCGTGCGCTTCAAGGCGTTCGACGAGGTGGTGGACGCCCTCGGTCAGCAGCTCCGCTTCGTGCCTTGGCAGGAGCGGGCCCAGATCGTCCCCGACGGCATCGGCGAGCTGTCGCGTATCTTCCCGGTGCTGGCCGACCTCGCGATCGCCGCGGGCGCTCGCCCCGACGACCGTGCCGTCGAGCCGGTGGAGCTCCAGCGCCGAGCCTTCGCGTGCTTGAAGGGGATCCTCGGCCGACTCTCGGCGCAGAAGCCGATCGTCGTCTACATCGACGACCTCCAGTGGAGCGACAAGGACAGCGGCAGGTTGCTCGTCGAGCTCTTGTCTCCACCCGAGCGACCACCGTTCTTGCTCGTCACCACGTTCCGTCGCGAAGAGGTGGCGACGAGCCCCGCGCTCGCGGCGCTAACCCACCCCGATCTGCGCGATAGAATTCGAGATTTGCACGTCGGACCGCTCTCGTTCCAGGGCTCGTGCGACCTCGCACGCAGGCTCTTCGCGGCGGCCGATCCCCCCCCGTCCGACGAGGTCGTCGCGGCCGTCGCGCGCGAATCCGATGGCAACCCGTTCTTCGTCGGGGAGCTCGTGAGGCACGTCTCTGCCGGTGGCGCCGTAGAGGTCTCGCTCTCCGAGGTCGTCGCCGCGCGGCTCTCCGGGCTCTCCGAGCGGGCGCGGCGGACCCTCGAGGTGGTCGCCGTCGCGGGACGCCCCCTCGAGCAAGGTATCGTCGAAAAGGCCGCCGGCCTCTCGAACGACGCGAGGGCCGTCATCGCCACCCTTCGTGCCCACGGGCTCGTACGAACCCGTGGGGCCCGCCAAAGGGACACCATCGAGACCTACCACGACCGCATCCGCGAGCACGCCTCGGGTGCGCTCCCCGACGACCAGCGCCGGGCCCGTCACCTCGCGATAGCTTCTGCGCTCGAGGGCTCGGGTCGCGCCGACGCCCGCGATCTCGCCCTCCATTTCCATGGGGCGGGCGACTTCCCTCGCGCCTACACGAACGCACGAAAGGCCGCCGAGCTCGAGGCCGAGGGCCTCGCCTTCGATCGCGCCGCCGAGCTCTTTTCGCTCGCGCTCGACTGCGCACCTCGCGACATCGAGGACATCGTCCGTGTTCGTGTGCGGCTCGCGGAGACGCTGGTCTGTGCGGGCCGCTCGGCCGAGGCCGCGCCGCATTTCCTCACGGCCGCCGCCGAGAGCCGCGAGCCTGCGTCGCTGGATTTGCGGCGCCTCGCGGCAGAGCAGCTCCTCGTCAGCGGGCGCATCGACGAGGGCGTAGAGGTGCTCCGCCCCGTGCTCGAGAAGGTAGGCCTCTCGTACCCCGAGACGCCGAGGCGCGCCGTCCTCGCCATGCTCACGCGCATCGCGGCGCTCGAGATTCGAGGCACGGGCACGCGCACGCGCCCCGAGGCCGAGGTACCGAAGGCCGACCTCGCGCGCGTCGACGTGGCGTGGTCCGCGGGAAAAGGGCTGCTCGCGGTCGACTCGGTGCGCGGCGCCTATTTCTTCGTTCGAACCTTGGAGCTCGCGCTCCGCGCCGGCGAGCCTCGGCGGGTCGCTCGAAGCCTCGCGATGTACGGCATGATGAACGTGTTCGGCGGTGATCGCGGCGGCGAGCGGCGGGGCATGGCGCTCATCGGGAAATCGCTCGCGCTCGCCGAGTCGCTCGAGGATCCTTCGGTGCTGGGCACGATCGACATCTGCTTCGGCACGGCCAAAATGAGCCTCGGGCAGTGGCTCCCGGGCCTCGAGCTCATGGAGCGCGGCATCGAGACGCTCGAATCTCGCGCCGTCGGCGTGGGGTGGGAGTGCGCGACCGGGCGCTCGAGCTGCCACAACGCGCGCATCTGGCGCGGGGACCTGGCCGCCATCGGAAAGAGCGCACCTGCCTGGTCTCGCGCGTCGGAGCGCGTCGGTGACAGGTACTCGTGGGTGACCGCGGAACTCTACACCGCGATCACCGAGCTCGCCGCCAACGATCCGAAGAGCGCGCGCCGCCGCGCGGAGAAGGCCATCGCCAGGTGGACGGACAAGGGCTTCCACTACCAGCACTGGCTCGCGCTCAAGGTGCACGTGTGGTGTGATCTCTACGAAGGGCGCACGGACGATGCGTACCGTAGGCTCGCGAGCGCCTATCGCGTCTACGAGCGCTCGGGGCTCGAGCGCGTCTTGCTCATGCGCCTCGACGCGCTCCTCCTCCGCGCGACGGTAGCCCTCGCCGCGAGCCCACACGTCCCCTCGGCGCTGGCAGAGGCCGAGCGCGACGCGAAGGCGCTCGAGCGCGAAGACCGTCCGGCGGGTCGGGGCGCGGCGGCGCTCGTTCGAGGAGGGATCGCCACCGCGCGACGAGAGTCGACGCGCGCTCGTACCGAGTACTCGGTCGCGGCGCGGGAGCTTCGTCGCGCCGACGTCCTGCTCCACGCCGCCGCGGCGGCCCTCGCGAGGCTTCCCCGAGCTCCCGACGAGCAGGCCGAGCACGACGCCGGCCGCGCGCACTTCACCTCGATGGGGATCGCGGCGCCCGAGAGGTTCCTACGGGTGCTCGCTCCGATATCTATGTAG
- a CDS encoding glutathione peroxidase: MISRTPALAALSALLLGLVACQKTPDPKPETAAQPAAEGQKPTTTTAGEAASGSFHTFSVKRLDGKDESLAAYKGKVVLVVNTASQCGFTPQYEGLQKLHEELSPKGFAVLGFPSNDFGGQEPGSSQEIATFCTTKFHVTFPMFEKVKTKGDGASPVYAFLAKGFGAPEWNFHKYVVGKDGQVKKAFPSKVKPDSDELRKAIDDALAAK; this comes from the coding sequence ATGATCTCTCGGACGCCCGCACTCGCTGCCCTCTCGGCCCTCCTCCTCGGTCTCGTGGCCTGCCAAAAGACCCCGGATCCGAAGCCCGAGACCGCCGCCCAACCCGCGGCCGAGGGCCAGAAGCCGACCACCACCACGGCCGGTGAGGCCGCGTCGGGCTCGTTCCACACGTTCTCCGTGAAGCGCCTCGACGGCAAAGACGAGTCGCTCGCGGCCTACAAAGGCAAGGTCGTCTTGGTGGTGAACACGGCCTCGCAGTGCGGCTTCACCCCGCAGTACGAGGGCCTCCAGAAGCTCCACGAAGAGCTCTCTCCCAAGGGCTTCGCGGTGCTCGGCTTCCCCTCGAACGACTTCGGCGGACAGGAGCCCGGCTCGTCGCAGGAGATCGCCACGTTCTGCACCACCAAGTTCCACGTCACCTTCCCCATGTTCGAGAAGGTGAAGACGAAGGGCGACGGGGCCTCTCCCGTATATGCCTTTCTCGCCAAAGGCTTCGGCGCGCCCGAGTGGAATTTTCACAAGTACGTCGTCGGCAAAGACGGCCAGGTCAAGAAGGCATTCCCGAGCAAGGTGAAGCCCGACTCGGACGAGCTCCGCAAGGCCATCGACGACGCGCTCGCGGCGAAGTGA
- a CDS encoding GldG family protein: protein MERKAKAATEAGALILIIAAILVAVNVLSAVGGYKRIDVTKNERFTLSKGSGNLLRSMKQEMKCDVYVTKGLPKLDAFVRDLRDLLLEYKASSGGKFDFTLIEAKDEEQKKAAKDAGLVEQPFGEATDDQEKASVTQGFMGIVFKYGSEKDAIKFLPPDRSEGLEFWITNKIREVRDKGDNIKHKIGIVTGKDELKLTDTNLVPANMGKPSLQQIVLQNFPFYQFVDVDLKEGGSEVDDTLDGLIITQPGKDYTEKELKRVNQFVMKGKSLVIVASAVNVKSGDAQMQATLSTHGIEKLTEGYGIVMHKDAVLDFGRPFRVGVMTQGGLASMRFPQFIDVQDNPAYTGDEQFLDTSFAGFFRIPALAFPFASSLELKKDKQPDIAADKFRVVARSTPRALRETTDSVDLKAFKAWKPKGEFAQQNLAASVEGTLKSAFPSGDGVTVPEKSEKPSRVLVIASSAFLTNPFARAGNGPDMGQMGMMMPMGGDEQLLQIAGPYAQQALTNTILAFKNTLDWMTGDTDLLAVSAKILSEPNLVYGDVAKPKFEDETDEQIKKREDEMKSARKKQQHWIEAVLVLMIPLAFALIGVFRRMRRDAARASVSLA from the coding sequence ATGGAACGCAAAGCCAAAGCAGCGACCGAAGCCGGCGCGCTCATCCTCATCATCGCGGCCATCCTCGTGGCCGTGAACGTGCTCTCCGCCGTGGGTGGGTACAAGCGCATCGACGTCACCAAGAACGAACGCTTCACCCTCTCGAAGGGCAGCGGCAACCTGCTTCGCAGCATGAAGCAGGAGATGAAGTGCGACGTGTACGTGACGAAGGGCCTCCCCAAGCTCGACGCCTTCGTCCGCGACCTTCGCGATCTCCTCCTCGAGTACAAGGCCTCGAGCGGCGGCAAGTTCGACTTCACCCTCATCGAGGCGAAGGACGAAGAGCAGAAGAAGGCCGCCAAAGACGCGGGCCTCGTGGAGCAGCCCTTCGGCGAGGCCACGGACGACCAGGAGAAAGCCTCGGTCACCCAGGGCTTCATGGGCATCGTCTTCAAGTACGGCTCCGAGAAGGACGCCATCAAGTTCCTCCCGCCCGACCGGTCCGAGGGCCTCGAGTTCTGGATTACCAATAAAATCCGCGAGGTTAGGGACAAGGGCGACAACATCAAGCACAAGATCGGCATCGTCACGGGCAAAGACGAGCTCAAGCTCACCGACACGAACCTCGTGCCGGCGAACATGGGCAAGCCCTCGCTCCAGCAGATCGTGCTGCAGAACTTCCCGTTCTATCAGTTCGTCGACGTCGACCTCAAAGAGGGCGGCTCCGAGGTCGACGACACCCTCGACGGGCTCATCATCACGCAGCCCGGCAAGGACTACACGGAGAAGGAGCTCAAGCGCGTCAACCAGTTCGTGATGAAGGGCAAGAGCCTCGTCATCGTCGCGAGCGCGGTCAACGTGAAGTCCGGCGATGCGCAGATGCAGGCCACGCTGTCCACGCACGGCATCGAGAAGCTCACCGAGGGCTACGGCATCGTCATGCACAAGGACGCGGTGCTCGACTTCGGGCGCCCGTTCCGCGTGGGCGTCATGACCCAAGGCGGCCTCGCCAGCATGCGCTTCCCGCAGTTCATCGACGTGCAGGACAACCCCGCCTACACCGGCGACGAGCAGTTCCTCGACACGTCTTTCGCGGGCTTCTTCCGCATCCCGGCGCTCGCGTTCCCCTTCGCCTCGTCGCTCGAGCTGAAGAAGGACAAGCAGCCCGACATCGCGGCCGACAAGTTCCGCGTCGTGGCGCGCTCCACCCCGCGTGCGCTCCGCGAGACGACCGACTCGGTCGACCTCAAGGCGTTCAAGGCCTGGAAGCCCAAGGGTGAGTTCGCGCAGCAGAACCTCGCGGCCTCGGTCGAGGGCACGCTCAAGTCGGCGTTCCCCTCGGGCGACGGCGTCACGGTGCCCGAGAAGAGCGAGAAGCCCTCGCGAGTCCTCGTCATCGCGTCGTCGGCGTTCCTCACGAACCCGTTCGCGCGCGCCGGCAACGGTCCCGACATGGGCCAGATGGGCATGATGATGCCCATGGGCGGCGACGAGCAGCTCCTCCAGATCGCGGGCCCCTACGCCCAGCAGGCGCTCACGAACACCATCTTGGCGTTCAAGAACACCCTCGACTGGATGACCGGCGACACGGACCTCTTGGCCGTCTCGGCGAAGATCCTCTCCGAGCCGAACCTCGTCTACGGCGACGTCGCCAAGCCGAAGTTCGAGGACGAGACCGACGAGCAGATCAAGAAGCGCGAGGACGAGATGAAGTCCGCCCGCAAGAAGCAGCAGCACTGGATCGAAGCGGTGCTCGTGCTCATGATCCCGCTCGCCTTCGCGCTCATCGGCGTGTTCCGGCGTATGCGTCGCGATGCGGCGCGCGCGTCGGTCTCGCTCGCCTGA
- a CDS encoding DUF4340 domain-containing protein, with protein MDTQKKIILGVVVLAVLGGLAYKQIKSDAEVGKATTTAAEPLPELKVPEDVDKISVTNGKKGEVVLEKKGDKWVLTKPVQADANQQAVKSMLDNMKELKVKEVVNSTVTDEQKKDYEFDADKVVRVQAFKGADKKIDASFGKSGGRGQLLMVDGKPSVFAGTGYSSYVYAREVKSWRDADIFKFDDANANQITIVNKNGELSFTKGDKWAGTFKAKPADPAKPIDKLDDAKITELLRAMKALNADDFGDKPAAELGLDAPEATITVSLKDNAGKYVLKLGKEDKDKKYFAKKDGSDVVYVVGAYPSELITAAVTKYQKSGDAGAPSAPPPMQMPPGMGMPPGMGMPPGMDPHGH; from the coding sequence ATGGATACCCAGAAGAAGATCATCCTCGGAGTCGTGGTGCTCGCCGTGCTCGGCGGGCTCGCCTACAAGCAGATCAAGTCGGATGCCGAGGTCGGCAAAGCGACGACCACGGCGGCGGAGCCCCTCCCCGAGCTGAAGGTCCCCGAAGACGTCGACAAGATCTCGGTGACGAACGGCAAGAAGGGCGAGGTCGTCCTCGAGAAGAAGGGCGACAAGTGGGTCCTCACGAAGCCCGTCCAGGCCGACGCGAACCAGCAGGCCGTGAAGTCGATGCTCGACAACATGAAGGAGCTCAAGGTCAAAGAGGTGGTGAACTCCACCGTGACCGACGAGCAAAAGAAGGACTACGAGTTCGACGCCGACAAGGTCGTTCGGGTGCAGGCCTTCAAGGGCGCGGACAAGAAGATCGACGCCTCGTTCGGCAAGTCGGGCGGGCGCGGGCAGCTCCTCATGGTCGACGGGAAGCCCTCGGTGTTCGCGGGCACGGGCTACTCGAGCTACGTGTACGCGCGTGAGGTGAAGAGCTGGCGCGACGCCGACATCTTCAAGTTCGACGACGCGAACGCCAACCAGATCACCATCGTGAACAAGAACGGCGAGCTCTCGTTCACCAAGGGGGACAAGTGGGCCGGCACCTTCAAGGCCAAGCCCGCCGACCCTGCGAAGCCGATCGACAAGCTCGACGACGCCAAGATCACCGAGCTGCTCCGCGCGATGAAGGCCCTCAACGCGGACGATTTCGGCGACAAACCCGCCGCCGAGCTCGGCCTCGACGCTCCCGAGGCGACCATCACGGTGTCTCTCAAGGACAACGCCGGCAAGTACGTGCTCAAGCTCGGCAAAGAGGACAAGGACAAGAAGTACTTCGCCAAGAAGGACGGCTCCGACGTCGTCTATGTCGTCGGCGCGTACCCGTCGGAGCTCATCACCGCGGCGGTCACCAAGTACCAAAAGTCGGGTGACGCCGGCGCCCCGTCGGCCCCTCCGCCCATGCAGATGCCTCCGGGCATGGGGATGCCTCCGGGCATGGGGATGCCTCCGGGCATGGATCCCCACGGTCACTGA